The proteins below are encoded in one region of Myxococcales bacterium:
- a CDS encoding matrixin family metalloprotease produces MDIFRFNSGKIAGVAFLAVLSVLGCNMEATIDNDHQSASVFPNVYVVFLDFGPGTYHYGLVDNSQRNISQVINPYFSDSENFEFLYDPTATIELGDPNLILPVPDLPEKIGNNLRDILAPLHNGSVLVTLSRPQQGPYTTLVFDNSVSASGQMSCDDSGCHYNWDRFDAGIAPVDFDHIHASHVGWVYFNALLEARGYMEFNAPSLKDEDPSFDKFARQVAMYAAHELGHLLGLDHVNKTGCIMFPGDIDPDTGERIDLSMSKWCLAPLYGKRDKIYGGEQHLRLVESLSGDAWYQDSPSLLREYFAQNADPIDTATIPDSCIGSGFGDVPIGRDICNPEHPELVFKCIAPHHGSEGFALPYEPLEDRKWRALRCGGGTLCKSQEDPTGNFSYCGE; encoded by the coding sequence ATGGATATATTTCGTTTTAACTCAGGGAAAATTGCGGGAGTCGCATTCTTGGCGGTCCTTTCGGTCTTAGGTTGCAACATGGAGGCGACCATCGATAATGATCACCAATCAGCATCGGTTTTTCCAAACGTTTATGTGGTATTTCTGGATTTCGGGCCTGGCACCTATCACTACGGACTAGTTGATAACTCTCAACGCAATATTTCTCAGGTGATCAATCCTTATTTCTCAGACTCCGAGAACTTTGAGTTCCTGTATGATCCTACGGCGACGATAGAGTTGGGCGATCCGAATTTGATATTACCGGTCCCAGACTTACCAGAGAAGATAGGAAACAACCTACGGGACATTCTAGCTCCGCTCCACAACGGCTCGGTGCTCGTAACCTTGAGTCGACCACAGCAGGGTCCCTACACAACGCTGGTTTTTGATAACTCAGTCTCTGCCTCAGGCCAGATGAGTTGTGACGATTCAGGTTGCCATTACAATTGGGACCGCTTCGATGCTGGTATAGCACCGGTTGATTTCGACCATATCCATGCATCCCATGTCGGTTGGGTCTATTTCAACGCCCTGCTCGAAGCACGAGGTTATATGGAATTCAATGCCCCGTCTCTGAAAGATGAGGACCCGTCTTTTGATAAATTTGCTAGGCAAGTCGCAATGTATGCAGCACATGAGCTAGGTCACTTGTTAGGGCTCGATCATGTAAATAAAACAGGCTGTATTATGTTTCCCGGCGATATCGACCCGGACACCGGAGAACGTATTGACCTTAGCATGAGCAAATGGTGTCTAGCACCTCTCTATGGCAAGCGAGATAAAATCTATGGAGGAGAACAACACTTGCGGCTTGTTGAATCGCTCTCTGGCGATGCTTGGTACCAAGATTCTCCTTCTTTGTTACGTGAGTATTTTGCTCAGAATGCGGACCCCATCGATACCGCAACTATTCCTGATAGTTGTATTGGTTCAGGTTTTGGTGATGTTCCGATCGGTCGCGATATTTGCAATCCGGAGCACCCGGAACTCGTTTTCAAGTGTATTGCACCTCATCATGGATCAGAAGGCTTCGCTTTGCCGTATGAACCCTTGGAGGATCGTAAATGGCGCGCCCTACGTTGTGGCGGTGGAACTCTCTGCAAGTCCCAGGAAGATCCAACGGGCAATTTTTCATATTGTGGAGAATAG